The stretch of DNA TCAGCAACATAATCAGCACTGGAATATACTTATTTGATAAACAAACACTAAATTTCTTCAGCAGCGCCTCAGAGGTCTCAGCCCTTGGAATTTCAGAAGTGCTTTCCTCTCACTTACATCAAATATGTCTCTCAGCAGTCAAGACGGACGGCGGCTGGGTGGATGCTGTCTACCCTCAAGATTTAGTAAAATTAAACGACATGGCTTTAGAAAATGTCAGCAGTCTCACGCAGGGAACGATTGAACACGGTGTAACTCTGAAAGGAAACGTTCACATCGGTGAAGGCAGCAGAATCCGGTCAGGATGCTACATTGAAGGGCCGGTGATCATCGGCGAGAACTGCGACATCGGGCCTGATGTGACTATCTCAGCATTCACAAGCATCGGCAATGATGTGCAGATCGGTCCTTATTCCTGCATTGCAGGTAGCGTTTTGATGGATAACATCGCGGTGGGAACGCACTGCCACATTTCCCGGTCGGCGGTGGACTGCGGAGTCGAGATCGGCTCAGCAGTCCTGGCAGACGGTGTGGCAAGGGGGAGAGACCGTTCAGGAGTGATGATCGGACAGGATTCCTGGATCGGCTCGGGAACAGTATTCTTTCCTAACGTCATCGTCGGCTCGGAATGCAGGATCAGCAGCGGTTCGACAGTCAGAAGCAGTTTGGAAAACAGGAGCATTGTGGTATAATGTGCGGAATTGTAGGCTATGCGGGACCGAGGGACGCTCAGCAGGTTCTCATCGACGGACTGCAGCGTCTGGAGTACAGAGGCTACGACTCTGCAGGAATTGCTGTAGTAAATGAAGAGGAGAGTCTGCAGGTCTTCAAAGACGAGGGAGATGTGACAAAGCTCACAGGCAGCATGCCGGTGATCGAAGGACATATAGGCATCGGTCATACAAGATGGGCTACCTGCGGCAAACCTTCGAAAGAGAATGCTCATCCCATGATTGACTGTGAAAACTGCATTGCTCTAGTTCATAACGGCATTATTGAGAACAGGGCAGAACTGAGAGACAGGCTGGAAAATGAAGGTCACATATTCACTTCAGAAACAGACACGGAAGTGCTGGTGCATCTCTTAGAAGAATACTATGACGGAAACTTAAGATCTGCACTGGCAAGGGCGCTGGAAGATGTCAAAGGCACTTATGCCGTAGCAGCAGTAAGAAAAGGCTCCAATGAAATAGTTGCTGCGAGGAAAGAAAATCCTCTGATTGTTGGCTTGGGGTCGGAAGAGAACTTCATTGCTTCAGATGTGACAGCGGTTTTAAATTATACTAACAAAGTTATCTACATTGAAGACGGAGAAATATTGACGCTGACACCTTCAGGCGTAGAGATATTTAATGATAAAGGAGAAAAAATAAATAAAGATTACATAACAATCCCATGGACGGCGGAAGATGCTCAGAAGGGAGGCTTCGAGCATTACATGCTGAAAGAGATATTTGAACAG from Candidatus Methanomassiliicoccus intestinalis Issoire-Mx1 encodes:
- the glmU gene encoding bifunctional sugar-1-phosphate nucleotidylyltransferase/acetyltransferase; protein product: MGSLKAVILAAGEGIRLRPFTMSRPKAMIPIGNKPVLEHIVHSLVANGISDIVIVVGYFENTIMSHFGDGRNFGAKITYVSQSRPIGTAHAVFSAWDILKDEDKVIVLAGDNFIDKNTVASALNGEPPLAVVTESVMPSKYGVVSLKDSRITSIVEKPETNFSNIISTGIYLFDKQTLNFFSSASEVSALGISEVLSSHLHQICLSAVKTDGGWVDAVYPQDLVKLNDMALENVSSLTQGTIEHGVTLKGNVHIGEGSRIRSGCYIEGPVIIGENCDIGPDVTISAFTSIGNDVQIGPYSCIAGSVLMDNIAVGTHCHISRSAVDCGVEIGSAVLADGVARGRDRSGVMIGQDSWIGSGTVFFPNVIVGSECRISSGSTVRSSLENRSIVV